One window from the genome of Pelodictyon luteolum DSM 273 encodes:
- a CDS encoding sulfide/dihydroorotate dehydrogenase-like FAD/NAD-binding protein, with translation MYRIVSSIFLAENIKKLEIEAPRIAKKRKAGQFIMLRVTSHGERVPLTIAGSDPEKGTITLIVQGMGKSTRELNMLEAGKSIADIVGPLGTPSHIENFGTAVSIGGGVGTAIAYPTAVALKEAGNHVITINGARSKDLVILENEMKEVSDEAYITTDDGSYGFHGFVTQKLQELIDSGRKIDYVLAIGPIPMMKAIAEVTRPYGIKTVVSLNPIMVDGTGMCGGCRVTVKDEIKFACVDGPEFDAHEVDFTNLADRNRIYLSEEKESAEGTSHRCHLHMDK, from the coding sequence AAAAAGAGAAAAGCCGGTCAGTTTATTATGTTGCGCGTCACCTCGCATGGAGAACGGGTCCCCTTGACCATTGCCGGTTCAGACCCCGAAAAGGGCACCATCACCCTCATCGTCCAGGGAATGGGGAAGTCCACCAGGGAACTCAATATGCTGGAGGCCGGAAAATCGATCGCTGACATCGTCGGTCCCCTCGGCACACCGTCTCACATTGAGAACTTCGGAACGGCAGTCAGCATCGGAGGCGGCGTCGGCACCGCCATTGCCTACCCGACCGCAGTCGCCCTCAAAGAGGCGGGCAACCACGTCATCACGATCAACGGAGCCCGTTCGAAAGATCTCGTCATCCTCGAAAATGAGATGAAGGAAGTCTCGGACGAAGCCTACATCACCACCGATGACGGCTCGTACGGCTTCCACGGCTTCGTCACCCAGAAACTGCAGGAGCTCATCGACTCCGGCCGCAAGATCGACTATGTACTTGCCATCGGCCCCATCCCGATGATGAAGGCCATAGCCGAAGTTACCCGCCCTTACGGCATAAAGACCGTTGTCAGCCTCAACCCCATCATGGTCGACGGCACCGGCATGTGCGGCGGCTGCAGGGTCACGGTAAAGGATGAGATCAAGTTCGCCTGCGTCGACGGACCGGAGTTCGATGCCCATGAGGTTGACTTCACCAACCTCGCCGACCGCAACAGAATCTACCTCTCTGAAGAGAAAGAGTCGGCTGAAGGCACAAGCCACCGCTGCCATCTGCACATGGATAAGTAA